A portion of the Streptomyces erythrochromogenes genome contains these proteins:
- a CDS encoding Yip1 family protein, translated as MAGFRIGRGRNDNRRPQQPPQQQQSYGQQQPPPYGQPPYPPVGGPPPQQQWPQPNAGGHGEPEYFDPYGQQHPHAQQPPYGHGGGGGNYTNDNPGHTQVFAVGEDPYNQGATYQAGAAAAAPSGPRLPWKELLRGIVTRPGQTFLQMRDYPVWGPALIVTFLYGLLAVFGLDDARKDVINATLSQAVPIVLSAGVAFVICGLLLGAVTHTLARQMGGDGSWQPTVGLSMLVMSITDAPRLLFAVFLGGDNMIVQVLGWATWVAAGALFTSLVSKSHDLPWPKALGASAIQLIALLSIIKLGTI; from the coding sequence GTGGCTGGATTCAGGATCGGACGCGGCCGTAACGACAACCGCCGTCCGCAACAACCCCCGCAGCAGCAGCAGTCGTACGGTCAGCAGCAACCGCCGCCGTACGGCCAGCCGCCCTACCCTCCCGTCGGCGGCCCGCCACCGCAGCAGCAGTGGCCGCAGCCGAACGCCGGGGGCCACGGCGAGCCGGAGTACTTCGACCCGTACGGGCAGCAGCACCCGCACGCACAGCAGCCCCCGTACGGCCACGGAGGCGGCGGCGGCAACTACACGAACGACAACCCCGGGCACACGCAGGTCTTCGCCGTCGGCGAGGACCCGTACAACCAGGGCGCGACCTACCAGGCGGGCGCTGCCGCGGCGGCGCCCTCCGGGCCGCGGCTGCCGTGGAAGGAACTGCTCCGCGGCATCGTGACGCGGCCCGGCCAGACCTTCCTCCAGATGCGCGACTACCCCGTCTGGGGTCCGGCGCTGATCGTGACCTTCCTCTACGGCCTCCTCGCGGTCTTCGGCCTCGACGACGCCCGCAAGGACGTGATCAACGCGACGCTGTCGCAGGCCGTCCCGATCGTGCTGTCCGCCGGCGTGGCCTTCGTCATCTGCGGTCTGCTCCTGGGCGCGGTCACGCACACCCTGGCCCGCCAGATGGGCGGCGACGGCAGCTGGCAGCCCACCGTGGGCCTGTCGATGCTGGTCATGTCCATCACGGACGCCCCGCGCCTGCTCTTCGCGGTGTTCCTCGGCGGCGACAACATGATCGTCCAGGTGCTGGGCTGGGCCACCTGGGTCGCCGCGGGCGCGCTCTTCACCTCGCTGGTCAGCAAGTCGCACGACCTGCCGTGGCCGAAGGCGCTGGGCGCCTCCGCGATCCAGCTGATCGCCCTGCTGTCGATCATCAAGCTGGGCACCATCTAG
- a CDS encoding phosphoribosyltransferase gives MSNAVRENLTYEGFGAAVRELAQTIADDGYEPDIILSIARGGVFVAGGLAYALDCKNIHLVNVEFYTGVGTTLEMPVMLAPVPEAIDFTDKKVLIADDVADTGKTLKLVHDFCLGHVAEVRSAVIYEKSHSLVKCEYVWKKTDEWINFPWSVEPPVVKREGQVLDA, from the coding sequence ATGAGCAACGCAGTACGCGAGAACCTGACCTACGAAGGCTTCGGCGCGGCCGTGCGCGAGCTGGCGCAGACCATCGCCGACGACGGCTACGAGCCCGACATCATCCTGAGCATCGCCCGCGGCGGCGTGTTCGTCGCCGGCGGTCTGGCGTACGCCCTGGACTGCAAGAACATCCACCTGGTGAACGTGGAGTTCTACACCGGCGTCGGCACCACGCTGGAGATGCCGGTCATGCTGGCGCCCGTGCCCGAGGCGATCGACTTCACCGACAAGAAGGTCCTCATCGCCGACGACGTCGCCGACACCGGCAAGACGCTGAAGCTGGTGCACGACTTCTGCCTGGGCCACGTCGCCGAGGTGCGCTCCGCCGTCATCTACGAGAAGTCCCACTCCCTCGTGAAGTGCGAGTACGTGTGGAAGAAGACCGACGAGTGGATCAACTTCCCCTGGTCGGTCGAGCCGCCGGTCGTCAAGCGCGAGGGCCAGGTCCTCGACGCCTGA
- the dcd gene encoding dCTP deaminase: MLLSDKDIRAEIDSGRVRIDPFDEAMVQPSSIDVRLDRYFRVFENHRYAHIDPAVEQPDLTRMVEPEGDEAFILHPGEFVLASTYEVISLPDDIASRLEGKSSLGRLGLVTHSTAGFIDPGFSGHVTLELSNLATLPIKLWPGMKIGQLCMFRLSSPAEFPYGSERYGSRYQGQRGPTASRSFQNFHRTQVRHEA, encoded by the coding sequence GTGCTTCTCTCTGACAAAGACATCCGGGCCGAGATCGACAGCGGACGGGTTCGCATCGACCCGTTCGACGAGGCGATGGTGCAGCCCTCCAGCATCGATGTGCGTCTCGACCGGTACTTCCGGGTGTTCGAGAATCACCGCTACGCCCACATCGATCCCGCGGTCGAGCAGCCGGACCTGACCCGGATGGTCGAGCCCGAAGGGGACGAGGCGTTCATCCTGCACCCCGGTGAGTTCGTCCTCGCGTCGACGTACGAGGTCATCTCGCTGCCCGACGACATCGCCTCCAGGCTGGAGGGGAAGTCCAGCCTGGGCCGCCTCGGCCTCGTGACGCACTCGACCGCCGGGTTCATCGACCCCGGCTTCTCGGGCCACGTGACCCTTGAGCTGTCGAACCTGGCCACGCTGCCGATCAAGCTCTGGCCGGGCATGAAGATCGGCCAGCTGTGCATGTTCCGGCTCAGCTCGCCCGCGGAGTTCCCGTACGGCAGCGAACGCTACGGCTCCCGGTACCAGGGGCAGCGCGGGCCGACCGCCTCGCGCTCCTTCCAGAACTTCCACCGCACCCAGGTGAGGCACGAGGCATGA
- a CDS encoding sugar transferase: MPLTLTAPRLRVPAAPPAKRVLDLVGAVILLAALGLPLAAVTALLYAIRGGRPFARQPAAGLGGRPFRTWRFDTAGPGRTGALLERCALDGLPQLLNVVRGEMSLVGPRPEARTDLPDRLLVRPGMTGLWQVSARSDLPWEEMALLDRHYVENHWLGMDLAILAQTPRAAYRQRLA, translated from the coding sequence ATGCCCCTCACACTCACCGCCCCCCGGCTGCGGGTACCCGCAGCCCCGCCGGCCAAGCGGGTGCTCGACCTCGTCGGGGCGGTGATCCTGCTCGCCGCGCTCGGCCTGCCGCTCGCGGCCGTCACCGCGCTGCTGTACGCGATCCGGGGCGGGCGGCCCTTCGCACGGCAGCCCGCGGCCGGCCTGGGCGGGCGGCCCTTCCGGACCTGGCGCTTCGACACGGCCGGCCCGGGGCGGACGGGCGCACTCCTGGAGCGCTGCGCGCTCGACGGGCTCCCCCAGCTGCTGAACGTGGTCCGCGGCGAGATGTCGCTGGTCGGCCCGCGCCCGGAGGCCCGTACCGACCTCCCGGACCGGCTGCTCGTACGTCCCGGAATGACCGGGTTGTGGCAGGTGAGCGCACGCTCCGACCTACCCTGGGAGGAGATGGCGCTGCTCGACCGGCATTATGTGGAGAACCACTGGCTCGGGATGGACCTGGCGATCCTCGCCCAGACCCCGCGGGCGGCCTACCGACAAAGGCTCGCCTGA